The following proteins are encoded in a genomic region of Candidatus Methylomirabilis tolerans:
- a CDS encoding NAD-dependent malic enzyme (malic enzyme; oxaloacetate-decarboxylating; NAD-dependent; catalyzes the formation of pyruvate form malate) has product LAVGLVAQRQGLAPQTSLQEWEHLLDARQWEPRYRPMRPPRRPADRLGLHPESGSAGVE; this is encoded by the coding sequence CTGGCCGTTGGACTCGTAGCCCAGCGCCAGGGGCTCGCCCCGCAAACCTCGCTCCAGGAGTGGGAGCACCTGCTGGACGCCAGACAGTGGGAGCCGCGTTATCGACCCATGCGTCCCCCACGCCGCCCGGCGGATCGACTCGGATTGCATCCGGAGAGCGGCTCGGCTGGGGTGGAATAG